The following coding sequences are from one Streptococcus mitis window:
- a CDS encoding DUF1846 domain-containing protein, with product MKKQAFSSEQYLNLQRDHILERINQFDGKLYLEFGGKMLEDFHAARVLPGYEPDNKIKLLQELKEQVEVVIAINASNIEHSKARGDLGISYDQEVLRLIDKFNELGIFVGSVVITQYAGQPAADTFRNQLEKNGIDSYLHYPIKGYPTDMDHIISPEGMGKNDYIKTSRNLIVVTAPGPGSGKLATCMSNMYHDQINGIKSGYAKFETFPVWNLPLHHPVNLAYEAATADLDDVNMIDPFHLQTYGETTVNYNRDIEIFPVLKRMLERILGKSPYASPTDMGVNMVGFAITDDEAAVEASKQEIIRRYYQTVLDFKAEKVGEAAVKKIELLMNDLGITPADRKVAVAARQKAEETGGPALALELPNGEIVTGKNSELFGPTAAALINAIKKSADIVKEVKLIEPEVVKPIQGLKIDHLGSRNPRLHSNEILIALAITATENPDAARAMEELGNLKGSEAHSTIILTDEDKNVLRKLGINVTFDPYYQYDRLYRK from the coding sequence ATGAAAAAACAAGCTTTTAGTTCTGAACAATATTTGAATCTACAGCGCGACCACATTTTGGAGCGCATTAACCAATTTGACGGCAAGCTCTACTTAGAGTTTGGTGGCAAAATGTTAGAAGATTTCCACGCCGCTCGTGTCCTTCCTGGTTATGAGCCTGACAACAAAATCAAGCTCTTACAAGAATTGAAAGAGCAAGTTGAGGTTGTGATTGCTATTAATGCTAGCAATATCGAGCATTCCAAAGCACGTGGTGACTTGGGCATTTCTTATGACCAAGAAGTTCTTCGTTTGATTGACAAATTCAATGAATTGGGAATTTTTGTTGGCTCTGTTGTCATCACACAGTACGCTGGCCAACCAGCTGCAGATACCTTCCGCAACCAACTTGAGAAAAACGGAATTGATTCTTATCTTCACTATCCAATCAAAGGATATCCGACGGATATGGATCATATCATTTCTCCAGAAGGCATGGGGAAAAATGACTACATCAAAACCAGTCGAAACCTGATTGTCGTAACCGCTCCTGGACCTGGTTCTGGAAAATTGGCAACCTGTATGTCCAATATGTACCACGACCAAATCAATGGTATCAAGTCTGGCTACGCGAAATTTGAAACCTTCCCAGTTTGGAATCTTCCCCTTCATCATCCAGTTAACTTGGCCTACGAGGCTGCCACAGCAGACCTTGATGATGTCAACATGATCGACCCCTTCCATCTCCAAACCTACGGAGAGACCACTGTCAACTACAACCGTGATATCGAGATTTTCCCAGTGCTCAAGCGCATGTTAGAACGTATCCTTGGTAAATCTCCATACGCTTCTCCGACAGATATGGGTGTCAACATGGTTGGTTTCGCTATTACAGATGATGAAGCTGCTGTCGAAGCTTCTAAACAAGAAATCATCCGCCGTTACTATCAAACTGTTCTTGATTTTAAAGCCGAAAAAGTTGGTGAAGCAGCTGTCAAGAAAATCGAGTTACTCATGAACGACCTCGGTATCACACCTGCAGACCGCAAGGTTGCTGTTGCTGCACGTCAAAAAGCAGAAGAAACTGGCGGACCAGCCCTAGCCCTTGAATTGCCAAATGGGGAAATCGTCACAGGTAAGAACTCAGAACTCTTTGGCCCTACAGCAGCTGCCTTGATTAACGCCATCAAGAAATCAGCTGACATTGTGAAAGAAGTAAAACTAATCGAACCTGAAGTGGTTAAGCCAATCCAAGGTCTTAAAATCGATCATCTCGGTAGCCGCAATCCACGCCTTCATTCAAATGAAATCCTGATTGCACTTGCTATCACAGCTACAGAAAATCCTGATGCTGCTCGTGCTATGGAAGAGCTTGGTAACCTCAAAGGAAGCGAAGCCCACTCAACCATCATCTTGACTGATGAAGACAAGAATGTCCTTCGCAAATTGGGTATCAACGTAACCTTTGACCCTTACTACCAATACGACCGCTTGTATCGTAAATAA
- a CDS encoding glycoside hydrolase family 13 protein, whose product MQEKWWHNAVVYQVYPKSFMDSNGDGIGDLPGITSKLDYLAKLGITAIWLSPVYDSPMDDNGYDIADYQAIAAIFGTMEDMDQLIAEAKKRDIRIIMDLVVNHTSDEHAWFVEACENPDSPERDYYIWRDEPNDLDSIFSGSAWEYDEKSGQYYLHFFSKKQPDLNWENEKLRQKIYEMMNFWIDKGIGGFRMDVIDMIGKIPDEKVVNNGPMLHPYLKEMNQATFGDKNLLTVGETWGATPEIAKFYSDPKGQELSMVFQFEHIGLQYQEGQPKWHYQKELNIAKLKEIFNKWQTELGVEDGWNSLFWNNHDLPRIVSIWGNDQEYREKSAKAFAILLHLMRGTPYIYQGEEIGMTNYPFETLDQVEDIESLNYAREALEKGVPMEEIMDSIRVIGRDNARTPMQWDESKNAGFSTGQPWLAVNPNYQAINVQEALANPDSIFYTYQKLVQIRKDNSWLIRADFELLETTDKVFAYIRKDGDRRFLVVANLSNEEQDLTVEGKVKSVLIENTAVQEAFERQILAPWDAFCVEMTD is encoded by the coding sequence ATGCAAGAAAAATGGTGGCACAACGCCGTAGTCTATCAAGTTTATCCTAAGAGCTTTATGGATAGCAACGGAGATGGAATTGGCGATTTGCCAGGTATTACCAGTAAGTTAGACTATCTAGCTAAGTTAGGAATTACAGCGATTTGGCTTTCTCCAGTTTATGACAGTCCTATGGATGATAATGGCTATGATATTGCTGATTATCAAGCGATTGCGGCTATTTTCGGGACCATGGAGGATATGGACCAACTGATCGCGGAAGCTAAGAAACGTGATATTCGTATCATCATGGACTTAGTGGTCAATCATACTTCAGATGAGCATGCTTGGTTTGTCGAGGCCTGTGAAAATCCTGACAGCCCTGAACGTGACTACTATATTTGGCGAGATGAACCCAACGACCTAGATTCTATCTTTAGTGGATCTGCTTGGGAATACGATGAAAAGTCGGGTCAGTACTATCTCCACTTTTTCAGTAAGAAACAGCCAGATCTCAACTGGGAAAATGAAAAACTTCGTCAGAAAATTTATGAGATGATGAACTTTTGGATTGATAAAGGGATTGGCGGTTTCCGCATGGATGTCATTGACATGATTGGGAAAATTCCTGACGAGAAAGTAGTCAATAATGGTCCTATGCTCCACCCTTATCTCAAGGAAATGAATCAAGCGACCTTTGGAGATAAGAATCTCTTGACAGTAGGGGAGACTTGGGGAGCAACGCCTGAGATTGCTAAGTTCTACTCAGATCCAAAGGGACAAGAATTGTCTATGGTCTTCCAGTTTGAACATATCGGTCTTCAGTATCAGGAAGGGCAACCTAAATGGCACTATCAAAAAGAGCTGAATATCGCTAAGTTAAAAGAGATTTTCAACAAATGGCAGACAGAGTTAGGAGTTGAGGACGGTTGGAATTCCCTCTTCTGGAACAATCATGACCTCCCTCGTATTGTCTCAATCTGGGGAAATGACCAAGAATACCGCGAAAAATCTGCCAAAGCCTTTGCAATCTTACTTCATCTCATGAGAGGAACTCCTTATATCTACCAAGGTGAGGAGATTGGGATGACCAACTATCCCTTTGAAACACTGGATCAAGTAGAAGATATTGAGTCCCTCAATTATGCGCGTGAGGCTCTTGAAAAAGGCGTTCCGATGGAAGAAATCATGGACAGTATCCGTGTCATTGGACGTGACAATGCCCGTACCCCTATGCAATGGGATGAAAGCAAAAACGCTGGTTTCTCAACAGGTCAACCTTGGTTGGCAGTGAATCCAAACTATCAAGCAATCAACGTTCAAGAAGCACTGGCAAATCCAGATTCTATTTTCTATACTTATCAGAAACTGGTTCAAATCCGTAAGGACAATAGCTGGCTGATTCGAGCTGACTTTGAACTCTTGGAAACAACTGACAAGGTCTTTGCATATATCCGTAAAGATGGAGACCGTCGTTTTCTAGTTGTGGCTAACTTGTCCAATGAAGAGCAAGACTTGACCGTAGAAGGAAAAGTCAAATCTGTTTTGATTGAAAACACCGCGGTTCAGGAAGCCTTTGAAAGACAAATCTTGGCTCCATGGGATGCTTTCTGTGTGGAAATGACTGACTAA
- a CDS encoding peptide ABC transporter substrate-binding protein yields the protein MQSKKWLLGAGVTLSAALLLAACGKSDKKADAPRSFSYVYAVDPSSLDYSVTSKSSTSDVIGNVVDGLLENDKYGNLVPSLAEDWTVSTDGLTYTYKLRKGVKWYTSEGEEYAEVKAQDFVTGLKHAADAKSDGLSLIEKSIKGLEAYVSGETNDFSTVGVKALDDYTVEYTLNKPESFWNSKVTTATMLPVNEEFLNATGKDYGAPTPSSILYNGPYFLKSLISKSVIEYEKNPNYWDKENVKIDNVKLTFYDGSDQESLIRSFATGAYNTARLFPNSSSFASTKEKYGDQIIYSPQEATSYYFTFNVNRQSYNKTAKTDEGQKLSTKEAMLNKNFRQAINFAFNRHAYTAQLNGEEGADKIIRNSLVPDNYVQVAGKTFGQLAQDELLKYGEQWKDVTLTDGKDTIYNPTKAKSAFEKAKSELQAKGVSFPIHLDVPVEQTDVVAVQQTNSLKQSIEETLGTENVIIDVLQMTDNEKESITSQAKVPTQKDYDLNGTGWGPDYQDPATYLNILDAKKGSALKHLGITKGKDPEVVAKVGLDEYKKLLDDAASETSNLDKRYEKYAKAQAWVTDSSLLIPVASSGGSPMVSRTVPFTKAYSQVGIKGDPFIFKGMELQNDIVTTKEYDAAFKKWQKEKLESNAQYQKDLEKHIK from the coding sequence ATGCAATCGAAAAAGTGGCTCTTAGGAGCGGGAGTGACCTTGAGTGCGGCCCTTCTTTTGGCAGCTTGTGGTAAAAGTGATAAGAAAGCAGATGCCCCGAGGAGCTTTTCTTATGTTTATGCAGTGGATCCGTCTTCCTTGGATTATAGCGTTACGAGTAAAAGTTCTACTTCTGACGTGATTGGTAATGTTGTTGATGGTCTTTTAGAGAATGATAAATATGGGAATCTTGTTCCGTCTTTAGCAGAGGATTGGACTGTTTCAACCGATGGTTTGACTTACACTTACAAACTTCGTAAGGGGGTGAAGTGGTATACTTCTGAAGGAGAGGAGTATGCAGAAGTTAAGGCGCAGGATTTTGTTACAGGTCTGAAGCATGCAGCAGATGCTAAGTCAGATGGTCTTTCTTTGATTGAAAAATCAATCAAAGGTTTGGAGGCTTATGTTAGTGGTGAGACCAATGATTTTTCAACTGTAGGTGTTAAAGCTCTTGATGATTATACGGTAGAATATACCCTTAATAAACCAGAAAGTTTTTGGAACTCTAAAGTAACAACAGCAACCATGCTCCCTGTAAATGAAGAATTTTTGAATGCAACAGGCAAGGATTACGGAGCGCCAACCCCATCAAGTATTCTTTACAATGGTCCATATTTTTTGAAATCTTTGATTTCTAAATCTGTGATTGAATATGAAAAAAATCCTAACTATTGGGATAAGGAAAATGTCAAGATTGATAATGTAAAATTAACATTCTATGACGGATCAGATCAAGAATCCCTTATCCGTAGTTTCGCTACAGGAGCATATAATACAGCGAGACTTTTCCCAAATAGTTCAAGTTTTGCTTCTACCAAAGAGAAATATGGAGATCAGATTATTTATAGCCCTCAGGAAGCAACTAGTTATTACTTTACTTTTAACGTAAATCGTCAATCATATAATAAAACAGCCAAGACAGATGAAGGACAAAAGCTTTCTACAAAAGAAGCCATGCTGAATAAAAATTTCCGTCAAGCAATTAATTTTGCCTTCAATCGCCACGCCTATACAGCTCAATTAAACGGTGAAGAGGGTGCGGATAAGATTATTCGTAATAGTCTAGTGCCAGATAATTACGTTCAAGTAGCTGGGAAGACCTTCGGACAGTTGGCTCAGGATGAACTACTGAAATATGGAGAACAGTGGAAAGATGTGACTCTCACAGATGGTAAGGATACAATTTACAATCCAACAAAGGCCAAGTCTGCATTTGAAAAAGCGAAGTCAGAATTGCAAGCTAAGGGAGTGAGTTTCCCGATTCATCTAGATGTGCCAGTAGAACAGACAGATGTAGTTGCGGTGCAACAAACCAATTCGCTAAAACAATCAATTGAAGAAACGCTTGGAACGGAGAATGTGATTATAGATGTTCTTCAAATGACAGATAATGAGAAGGAAAGTATTACTTCTCAAGCTAAAGTTCCAACCCAAAAAGATTATGATTTGAACGGAACAGGTTGGGGACCAGATTACCAAGATCCAGCAACCTATCTCAATATTTTAGATGCTAAGAAGGGTTCTGCCTTGAAACATCTAGGTATAACAAAGGGCAAGGATCCTGAAGTTGTGGCAAAAGTTGGCTTGGATGAATACAAGAAGCTCTTGGATGATGCGGCTTCTGAGACAAGTAATCTTGATAAACGATACGAAAAGTATGCTAAAGCACAGGCTTGGGTTACTGATAGTTCACTTCTTATTCCAGTTGCTTCTTCAGGGGGCTCTCCTATGGTTAGTCGTACTGTTCCATTTACCAAAGCTTATTCACAGGTCGGTATTAAGGGGGATCCATTTATTTTTAAAGGAATGGAACTTCAAAATGATATTGTGACAACTAAAGAGTATGATGCGGCCTTCAAAAAGTGGCAAAAGGAAAAACTGGAATCGAATGCTCAGTATCAAAAGGATTTAGAAAAGCACATAAAATAA
- a CDS encoding peptide ABC transporter substrate-binding protein has product MTTKKRILSAGLTVAAALLLTACGQSGSDTKTYSSTFSGNPTTFNYLLDYYADNTAIITNLVDGLLENDNHGNLVPSLAEDWSVSSDGLTYTYKLRKDAKWFTADGEEYAPVKAQDFVTGIKYAVDNKSQAIDLIQNSIKGLNDYITGADSDFSKVGVKAIDDQTVEYTLARPEPYWNSKTTNSILFPVNEEFLNSKGKDFGTLSPDSILYSGPYLLKDFTSKSSIEYVKNPHYYDHDKVSIEHVKLAYFDGSDQELTIRNFESGAYSIAGVYPNSSNFAKTKEKYKDNIVYSLQDKTSWYFNFNVNRKAYNHTAKTTDEQKKSTETTVLNKNFRQAVNFALDRTAYSAQSNGEEAASKTLRNTLVPPTFVQVGDKTFGEVVASKLVNYGTEWSYINLADAQDAYFNKEKAQAKFAEAKKELASQGVTFPIHLDVAVDQTSKNAVTGMNSVKQTLESVLGTDNIVIDVQQLSTDDFNNVAFLAPTPADRDYDLNFDGWVGDYQDPSTYLNPFNAEDGFYLKIFGLDAQEDKAKIASLGLDTYTKMLKDADSENKDVAKRYEKYAEAQAWMIDNSLIMSAMSSGGTASVTKVTPFTRGYSLVGIKGDGNNYKYMKLQKDTVTTKQYEEAKTKWEQESKKAIEKAQKEAENHVK; this is encoded by the coding sequence ATGACTACAAAAAAGCGTATCCTTAGTGCAGGTCTGACTGTTGCAGCTGCCTTGCTGTTAACTGCTTGCGGACAATCAGGTTCAGATACAAAAACTTACTCATCAACCTTTAGTGGAAACCCAACTACATTTAACTACTTATTAGACTACTACGCTGATAATACAGCTATTATTACTAACCTAGTTGATGGTTTGCTTGAAAATGACAACCATGGGAACCTAGTTCCATCTTTGGCAGAAGACTGGTCTGTTTCGAGCGACGGTCTGACTTATACCTATAAATTGAGAAAAGATGCCAAATGGTTCACGGCTGATGGTGAAGAATATGCCCCAGTCAAGGCACAAGATTTTGTGACAGGTATCAAGTATGCAGTGGACAATAAATCCCAGGCCATTGACTTGATTCAAAACTCGATTAAGGGCTTGAATGATTATATTACAGGAGCGGATTCTGATTTCTCTAAGGTTGGGGTGAAGGCCATTGACGACCAGACTGTTGAGTATACTTTGGCACGCCCAGAACCTTACTGGAACTCAAAAACAACGAATAGTATTCTTTTCCCGGTAAATGAAGAGTTTTTAAATTCAAAAGGGAAAGATTTTGGTACCCTATCTCCAGATAGCATTCTCTACAGCGGACCTTATTTGTTAAAAGATTTCACATCAAAATCATCTATCGAGTATGTGAAGAATCCGCATTACTATGATCATGACAAAGTATCGATTGAACACGTGAAATTGGCCTATTTTGATGGTTCAGACCAAGAATTGACCATCCGTAACTTTGAAAGTGGAGCTTATTCTATCGCTGGGGTTTATCCGAATAGTTCTAACTTTGCTAAGACCAAGGAGAAATATAAGGATAATATCGTCTATAGCTTGCAGGACAAGACTTCTTGGTATTTCAATTTCAACGTCAACCGTAAGGCCTACAATCACACTGCTAAAACGACAGATGAACAGAAGAAGTCAACTGAGACAACTGTCTTGAACAAAAACTTCCGCCAAGCAGTGAACTTTGCCTTGGACCGCACAGCCTATTCTGCTCAGTCAAATGGGGAAGAAGCAGCTAGCAAGACCCTTCGTAACACCCTAGTGCCTCCTACATTTGTCCAAGTTGGAGACAAGACTTTTGGAGAAGTAGTTGCTTCTAAATTGGTCAACTATGGCACAGAATGGTCATATATTAACTTGGCAGATGCTCAGGATGCCTATTTCAACAAAGAAAAAGCCCAAGCAAAATTTGCGGAAGCTAAAAAAGAATTGGCAAGTCAAGGTGTGACTTTCCCTATTCACTTGGATGTGGCTGTTGATCAGACAAGTAAAAATGCTGTGACAGGAATGAACTCAGTTAAGCAGACCCTTGAGTCAGTTTTGGGTACTGATAACATTGTCATTGATGTTCAACAACTTTCAACGGATGATTTTAATAATGTAGCCTTTTTAGCGCCAACACCAGCTGATCGTGACTATGATTTGAACTTTGATGGTTGGGTAGGTGACTACCAAGATCCGTCAACTTATCTTAATCCTTTCAATGCAGAGGATGGATTCTACCTCAAGATTTTTGGTTTAGATGCTCAAGAAGATAAAGCTAAGATTGCTAGCTTGGGGCTTGATACTTACACCAAGATGCTCAAAGATGCAGATAGTGAAAATAAAGATGTAGCCAAACGCTATGAAAAATATGCTGAAGCACAGGCTTGGATGATTGACAATTCTCTGATTATGTCAGCCATGTCAAGTGGTGGAACAGCTTCTGTAACCAAAGTAACGCCATTTACAAGAGGCTATTCACTGGTCGGCATCAAGGGTGATGGCAATAACTACAAGTACATGAAACTGCAAAAAGATACTGTGACAACTAAACAGTATGAAGAAGCCAAGACCAAATGGGAGCAAGAAAGTAAAAAAGCAATCGAAAAAGCTCAAAAAGAAGCAGAAAATCATGTCAAATAG
- a CDS encoding LCP family protein codes for MSRSSKRARKGKTKILISWGLLAIYALLAVFLLFLIFKYNMLAFRYLNIVVAVLIVALAILCFFLIRSKKAKNLTLILLLLGVLINGTSLFAVGQFIGFTSRLNATSNYSHYSMSIAVLADSSIDNISQVTSVTGPTGTDKDNIQQLMNDLKASQNKELTVEESRSYLAAYKSLLAGDTKAIILNSVFENIIESEYPDYASKIKKIYTKELTKTVETPKDVKGDSFNVYISGIDTYGPISSVSRSDVNIIMTVNRETKKILLTTTPRDSYVPIADGGNNQKDKLTHAGIYGVDASIHTLENLYGIDLNYYARLNFTSFLKLIDLLGGVDVHNDQEFTAHTNGKFYPVGNVHLDSEQALSFVRERYSLADGDRDRGRNQQKVIVAILQKLTSTEALKNYDSIIKGLQDSVQTNMPLETMMNMANAQLESGGTYKINSQDLKGTGRMDLPSYAMPDSNLYMMEISDSSLESVKAAINDVMEGK; via the coding sequence GTGAGTAGATCTTCGAAGCGAGCTCGTAAGGGTAAAACAAAAATATTGATTAGTTGGGGGTTGCTAGCTATCTATGCATTACTAGCAGTCTTTTTATTGTTTTTGATTTTCAAGTACAATATGCTAGCCTTCCGATATCTCAATATAGTGGTTGCTGTCTTAATTGTAGCCTTAGCCATCTTGTGCTTCTTTTTAATTCGGTCCAAGAAAGCTAAAAATCTAACGCTGATTTTATTACTGCTTGGTGTGTTAATCAATGGAACTTCTCTCTTTGCTGTAGGGCAGTTCATTGGATTTACCAGTCGCCTGAATGCGACATCGAACTACTCACATTATTCGATGAGTATTGCGGTATTAGCAGATAGTTCAATTGATAATATCAGTCAGGTAACCAGTGTAACGGGGCCGACTGGGACGGATAAGGATAATATCCAACAGTTGATGAATGATCTTAAGGCTAGTCAAAATAAGGAATTGACAGTCGAAGAAAGCAGATCCTATCTTGCGGCCTATAAGAGCTTGTTAGCTGGCGATACAAAGGCAATCATTCTAAACAGTGTCTTTGAAAACATTATCGAATCAGAATATCCTGACTATGCTTCAAAAATTAAGAAAATCTATACCAAAGAATTAACCAAGACGGTTGAAACTCCAAAAGATGTCAAGGGTGACAGTTTCAATGTTTATATCAGTGGAATTGATACTTACGGTCCAATCAGTTCGGTTTCTCGTTCGGATGTCAATATCATTATGACAGTGAATCGCGAAACGAAAAAGATTCTTTTGACAACGACTCCTCGTGATTCCTATGTTCCAATTGCAGATGGTGGTAACAACCAAAAAGATAAGTTGACCCATGCGGGGATTTATGGAGTAGATGCTTCCATTCATACACTGGAAAATCTCTACGGTATTGACTTGAACTATTACGCTCGTTTGAATTTCACTTCTTTCTTGAAATTGATAGATCTTCTCGGTGGAGTTGATGTTCATAATGATCAAGAATTTACTGCTCATACAAATGGGAAGTTCTATCCTGTAGGGAATGTTCATCTTGACTCGGAGCAAGCTCTTAGCTTTGTACGTGAGCGTTATTCATTGGCAGATGGAGACCGAGATCGTGGTCGTAACCAGCAAAAAGTCATTGTTGCAATTCTGCAAAAGTTAACTTCGACAGAAGCTTTGAAAAATTATGACAGTATTATAAAGGGTCTACAAGATTCCGTGCAAACTAATATGCCACTTGAAACCATGATGAACATGGCCAATGCCCAACTTGAGAGTGGTGGAACTTATAAGATTAATTCGCAAGATCTTAAAGGAACAGGGCGTATGGATTTGCCATCCTATGCCATGCCTGATAGCAACCTTTACATGATGGAGATAAGTGATAGCAGTTTAGAGTCAGTCAAGGCTGCAATCAATGATGTGATGGAAGGAAAATAA
- the glf gene encoding UDP-galactopyranose mutase, whose product MYDYLVVGAGLFGAVFAHEAALKGKKVKVIEKRNHIAGNIYTREQEGIQVHQYGAHIFHTSDKEIWDYVNQFAEFNRYTNSPVANYKGEIYNLPFNMNTFNKLWGVVTPAEAQAKIDEQRAVLNGKTPENLEEQAISLVGTDIYEKLIKDYTEKQWGKPTTELPAFIIRRLPVRLTYDNNYFNDTYQGIPIGGYTQIVEKMLDHENIDVEINVDFFANKEQYLKEFPKIVFTGMIDEFFDYKLGELEYRSLRFENETLDMENYQGNAVVNYTDAETPYTRIIEHKHFEFGNQEKTIITKEHSKTWEKGDEPYYPVNNDRNNHLYKSYKKLADEQGNVIFGGRLGHYRYYDMHQVIGAALQCVRNELD is encoded by the coding sequence ATGTACGATTATCTTGTCGTTGGTGCTGGTCTTTTTGGTGCAGTATTTGCCCATGAAGCAGCCCTAAAAGGAAAAAAAGTGAAAGTCATTGAAAAACGGAATCATATCGCGGGTAATATCTATACTCGTGAACAGGAAGGAATTCAAGTTCACCAGTATGGTGCTCATATTTTCCATACTTCTGATAAGGAGATTTGGGATTATGTAAATCAGTTTGCAGAGTTTAACCGTTACACAAACTCTCCAGTTGCAAATTATAAGGGAGAGATTTATAATCTTCCTTTTAATATGAATACCTTCAATAAACTTTGGGGAGTTGTAACGCCAGCAGAAGCACAGGCTAAGATTGATGAGCAACGTGCTGTTTTAAATGGCAAAACTCCTGAAAATTTGGAAGAACAGGCTATTTCTCTTGTAGGTACAGACATCTACGAAAAATTAATCAAAGATTATACAGAAAAACAGTGGGGCAAGCCAACTACGGAACTTCCAGCCTTTATCATTCGCCGTTTGCCAGTACGTCTGACCTACGATAACAACTATTTTAATGATACCTATCAAGGGATTCCAATTGGTGGTTACACTCAAATAGTTGAAAAAATGTTGGATCATGAAAATATTGATGTAGAAATAAATGTTGATTTCTTTGCGAATAAAGAGCAATATCTAAAAGAGTTTCCTAAGATTGTCTTTACGGGTATGATTGATGAATTCTTTGACTATAAGTTGGGTGAACTAGAGTATCGTAGTCTTCGTTTTGAAAATGAGACCTTGGATATGGAGAATTACCAAGGAAATGCAGTTGTGAACTATACGGATGCAGAGACTCCATATACACGTATTATTGAACACAAACATTTTGAGTTTGGCAATCAAGAAAAGACTATCATTACTAAAGAACATTCTAAAACATGGGAAAAAGGTGATGAGCCTTATTATCCAGTAAATAATGATCGTAATAATCATTTGTATAAATCATATAAAAAACTGGCTGATGAGCAAGGGAATGTTATCTTTGGTGGTCGTTTAGGACATTATCGTTATTACGATATGCACCAAGTAATTGGAGCAGCTTTACAGTGTGTAAGAAATGAGTTAGATTAA